The Miscanthus floridulus cultivar M001 chromosome 17, ASM1932011v1, whole genome shotgun sequence genome has a window encoding:
- the LOC136516498 gene encoding photosystem I reaction center subunit VI, chloroplastic — MASLPAAVSVQPVAVKGLSGSSISGRKLAVASRPSARAACRSTRRAAVVAKYGDKSVYFDLEDIGNTTGQWDLYGSDAPSPYNPLQSKFFETFAAPFTKRGLLLKFLLLGGGSLLAYVSASASPDLLPIKKGPQQPPQPGPRGKI; from the exons TGGCCTCCCTCCCCGCCGCCGTCTCCGTGCAGCCCGTGGCCGTGAAGGGCCTCTCCGGCAGCTCCATCTCCGGCAGGAAGCTCGCCGTCGCCAGCAGGCCGTCGGCCCGCGCCGCCTGCCGCTCCACCCGCAGGGCCGCCGTGGTGGCCAAGTACGGCGACAAGAGCGTCTACTTCGACCTCGAGGACATCGGCAACACCACCGGGCAGTGGGACCTCTACGGCTCCGACGCGCCCTCGCCCTACAACCCGCTCCAG AGCAAGTTCTTTGAGACGTTCGCGGCTCCGTTCACCAAGAGAGGCCTGCTACTCAAGTTCCTGCTGCTGGGCGGCGGCTCCCTGCTGGCCTACGTCAGCGCGTCAGCGTCGCCGGACCTCCTGCCGATCAAGAAGGGGCCCCAGCAGCCGCCGCAGCCGGGCCCGCGCGGCAAGATCTAA
- the LOC136516497 gene encoding golgin candidate 5-like → MAWWSGKVSLGGLQDIAGAVNKISESVKNIEKNFDSALGLEEKRDDEEASGSRTSNSDRIGFFNPVMAFMGHNGEEDGTEVSEKPESPKNLSAEEENHSTPTKKQISEVDPSEVTGTTSPKHPSKSEEAHSISNESPVSKADVSEQSMTPQTPTHPSVAEGKIDGSTEAPASKVGDGEPPETSQSPGHPSTVEENQDHQDSKHSGPSDEAEPNQLRESAGDLPDGSASSSPTKIDKSGDTKTGESIHTGKEDTSDGNSSQSQPAESTLASSDNITEAEDKIAQEYDAPKELSGPLENSDTVDRVTHLEVKLHDGDINTEKSEEESNKMEAGEASVVAQEDNVMEQPEDLTSKSITAAHDSHLQNESVVSSTDVPAGLGGVGPASDFTKEEKILESVRSTDSQILNSVVSVAELEKLRREMKMMEAALQGAARQSQSKADEIARLMNENEQLKSTIDDLKHQGRGHPTLIE, encoded by the exons ATGGCGTGGTGGTCCGGGAAGGTATCGCTCGGCGGCCTGCAGGACATCGCCGGAGCCGTCAACAAGATCAGCGAGAGCGTGAAGAACATCGAGAAGAACTTCGACAGCGCGCTCGGCCTAGAGGAGAAGCGCGACGATGAGGAAG CATCAGGGTCGCGGACATCCAACTCTGATAGAATAGGATTCTTCAATCCTGTCATGGCTTTCATGGGACACAATGGTGAGGAGGATGGCACTGAGGTATCAGAAAAGCCAGAATCTCCAAAGAATCTGTCAGCAGAGGAAGAAAATCATAGCACCCCAACTAAGAAACAGATATCTGAGGTAGATCCTTCTGAAGTAACAGGAACAACATCTCCAAAACACCCTTCAAAATCGGAAGAAGCTCATAGTATCTCCAATGAGTCACCTGTTTCTAAGGCAGATGTTTCTGAGCAGTCTATGACACCACAAACTCCAACACATCCTTCAGTAGCAGAAGGAAAAATTGATGGCTCCACTGAGGCCCCTGCATCTAAGGTGGGTGATGGTGAACCACCAGAAACATCACAATCTCCAGGACATCCTTCAACAGTGGAAGAAAACCAGGACCATCAAGATAGCAAACATTCTGGTCCCAGTGATGAAGCAGAGCCAAATCAGCTTAGAGAGTCTGCCGGAGACTTACCTGATGGTAGTGCATCTTCTTCGCCTACCAAAATAGATAAATCAGGTGAcaccaaaacaggggaatctattcATACAGGAAAGGAAGACACATCTGATGGGAACTCCTCTCAGTCACAACCAGCAGAATCCACGCTAGCTAGTTCAGATAATATAACTGAAGCTGAGGACAAGATTGCTCAAGAATATGATGCCCCAAAAGAACTTAGTGGCCCACTAGAGAATAGCGATACAGTAGATAGAGTTACTCATCTTGAAGTCAAATTACATGATGGCGATATTAATACCGAAAAAAGTGAGGAAGAAAGCAATAAGATGGAGGCAGGGGAAGCATCTGTTGTTGCACAGGAGGATAATGTAATGGAGCAACCTGAAGACTTAACGTCAAAGTCCATAACTGCAGCGCATGATTCACATTTGCAGAACGAGTCAGTGGTCAGTTCGACAGATGTACCTGCTGGACTAGGGGGAGTAGGTCCTGCAAGTGATTTTACAAAAGAAGAAAAGATTCTAGAATCTGTTAGAAGCACAGATTCTCAGATTCTGAACTCTGTTGTTTCTGTCGCTGAGCTAGAGAAATTAAGACGTGAAATGAAGATGATGGAAGCTGCATTGCAAGGTGCTGCAAGGCAGTCACAG TCCAAAGCTGATGAAATTGCAAGGTTGATGAATGAGAATGAACAACTAAAATCAACAATCGAtgatctcaag
- the LOC136516499 gene encoding photosystem I reaction center subunit VI, chloroplastic-like, with translation MASLAAAVSVQPVAVKGLSGSSISGRKLAVASRPSARAACRSTRRAAVVAKYGDKSVYFDLEDIGNTTGQWDLYGSDAPSPYNPLQSKSFETFAAPFTKRGLLLKFLLLGGGSLLAYVSASASPDLLPIKKGPQQPPQPGPRGKI, from the exons ATGgcctccctcgccgccgccgtctccgtgCAGCCCGTGGCCGTGAAGGGCCTCTCCGGCAGCTCCATCTCCGGCAGGAAGCTCGCCGTCGCCAGCAGGCCGTCGGCCCGCGCCGCCTGCCGCTCCACCCGCAGGGCCGCCGTGGTGGCCAAGTACGGCGACAAGAGCGTCTACTTCGACCTCGAGGACATCGGCAACACCACCGGGCAGTGGGACCTCTACGGCTCCGACGCGCCCTCGCCCTACAACCCGCTCCAG AGCAAGTCCTTTGAGACGTTCGCGGCTCCGTTCACCAAGAGAGGCCTGCTACTCAAGTTCCTGCTGCTGGGCGGCGGCTCCCTGCTGGCCTACGTCAGCGCGTCAGCGTCGCCGGACCTCCTGCCGATCAAGAAGGGGCCCCAGCAGCCGCCGCAGCCGGGCCCGCGCGGCAAGATCTAA